The following coding sequences lie in one Candidatus Zixiibacteriota bacterium genomic window:
- the asnS gene encoding asparagine--tRNA ligase has product MPFCYIEDIGKYVSQKVTIKGWLYNKRSSGKIHFLLVRDGTGMIQSVMSKGEVPDAVFETYDKLTQESSLEIDGTVREDKRAPGGYELTLTDVRIIQIAQDYPITPKEHGTDFLMDNRHLWLRSSRQQAIMRVRNEIIYAMRTFFYEKRFILIDTPILTGAIGETATTLFETQYFDLGKAYLAQTGQLYNEAAAMAFGRMYCFGPTFRAEKSKTRRHLTEFWMVEAEMAFYDNEDNMKLQEEFIENVVQRVLDKSKKELVSLDRDLSKLEKIRRPFERMSYDEAVDHLKKNGSKIEWGSDLGGEDETILANLSEKPLFVYNYPRQCKAFYMKPNPQRPDVVLCSDLLAPEGYGEIVGGSQRDDDYDNLVQRIKEEKLPLDAYKWYLDLRKYGSVIHSGFGLGVERTVAWICGLPHIRETIPFPRMIYRLYP; this is encoded by the coding sequence ATGCCTTTCTGTTATATCGAGGACATAGGAAAATATGTTAGTCAGAAGGTGACCATCAAAGGCTGGCTTTACAACAAAAGATCAAGCGGAAAGATCCATTTTCTTCTGGTCAGGGATGGAACCGGAATGATTCAATCGGTGATGAGCAAGGGAGAGGTGCCGGATGCAGTTTTTGAGACTTATGACAAGCTGACCCAGGAGTCCTCGTTGGAAATCGACGGAACGGTACGGGAGGACAAGAGAGCTCCTGGTGGATATGAGTTGACTTTAACTGACGTCAGGATTATCCAGATAGCCCAGGATTACCCGATTACTCCCAAGGAACACGGCACGGATTTTCTAATGGATAATCGACACCTCTGGCTTCGTTCTAGCCGCCAGCAGGCAATAATGCGGGTGAGAAATGAGATTATATATGCTATGCGGACTTTTTTCTATGAGAAAAGGTTCATCCTGATCGATACCCCTATACTCACAGGGGCAATAGGGGAGACTGCGACGACCCTTTTTGAGACCCAGTATTTTGATTTAGGCAAAGCCTATTTAGCCCAGACCGGGCAGTTGTATAACGAGGCGGCAGCTATGGCATTTGGCAGGATGTATTGTTTTGGTCCCACTTTTCGGGCAGAAAAATCCAAAACCCGGAGACATCTGACAGAGTTCTGGATGGTAGAGGCGGAGATGGCTTTTTATGACAATGAAGATAATATGAAGTTACAGGAAGAGTTTATTGAAAATGTAGTCCAGAGAGTCCTGGACAAAAGTAAAAAAGAATTGGTATCCCTGGACAGGGATTTATCAAAATTAGAAAAGATCAGAAGACCTTTTGAGCGGATGTCGTATGATGAAGCTGTGGATCACTTGAAAAAGAATGGAAGCAAGATAGAATGGGGCTCAGATTTAGGCGGAGAGGATGAGACTATTCTGGCCAATTTATCTGAAAAGCCCTTGTTCGTATACAATTATCCCAGGCAGTGCAAGGCTTTTTATATGAAACCCAATCCTCAAAGACCGGATGTGGTTTTGTGCTCTGACCTTTTAGCTCCGGAAGGATATGGTGAAATCGTGGGCGGTTCGCAAAGAGATGACGATTATGATAACCTGGTGCAGAGAATCAAAGAGGAAAAACTGCCTCTGGATGCGTACAAGTGGTATTTAGATTTACGAAAATACGGCTCGGTAATTCACTCCGGCTTCGGTCTGGGAGTTGAAAGAACCGTTGCCTGGATCTGTGGTTTGCCCCATATACGTGAAACTATACCTTTTCCGAGAATGATATATAGGCTTTACCCGTAG
- a CDS encoding phage holin family protein yields the protein MSHFLIRWFVLTLAIFIVANLFHLIYIENFTALILASLILGILNAIVRPILIFLTLPINILSLGFFILVINAFLLFFISKMVGGFEIASFWKAFWAALLITVISAVLNHLVKEKH from the coding sequence ATGTCTCATTTTCTGATTCGCTGGTTCGTTTTAACTCTGGCAATTTTTATAGTTGCTAATCTTTTTCATCTCATTTATATTGAAAATTTTACGGCGCTGATTTTGGCTTCCCTGATCTTAGGGATTTTGAATGCGATCGTGCGTCCGATTTTGATCTTTCTCACTCTGCCGATAAATATTCTGAGTCTGGGATTTTTTATCCTGGTTATCAATGCCTTTCTTCTGTTTTTTATCTCCAAGATGGTAGGCGGGTTCGAGATCGCAAGTTTCTGGAAAGCTTTCTGGGCAGCCTTATTGATTACTGTCATCAGCGCAGTCTTGAATCACCTGGTGAAGGAGAAACATTAA
- a CDS encoding insulinase family protein, with protein MRVAYQKTVLDNKLRVVSEKIDSVRSISLGAWIDVGSRNEEQDENGISHFIEHMLFKGTKKRSPKEIALALESVGGNLNAFTGRENTCLYAKVLEEHLEIALDVLSDLLLNPLFNPNDFKKEKKVIAEEIKELEDNPSEIAFDLLMQALWGNHPLGKPIIGDIKTIQKMERGQLLSYMRENYTNPRIVVAASGNLSHRRLVRLVEEKFKLNNHFQKRRHESPPLKALSEKIVVRRKSAQTHICIGFPSYPFRHPKRFASLLLSNILGGGMSSRLFQNLREKSGMVYNIYSFIDFFKDRGIFGVYLGTDKKQVMPAVEQVLRELRRIKKEGLDRKELENAKYQLKGSMILGSENTSNRMNRLARLELYLKDYMSMEKTISLIDQAKKEEVIEVASELIRKDRLAVAILGQVGRNIQQKINWDLV; from the coding sequence ATGAGAGTCGCATATCAGAAAACGGTTCTGGATAACAAACTCAGGGTGGTGAGCGAAAAGATCGATTCTGTTCGCTCCATCTCCCTGGGCGCCTGGATCGACGTTGGCTCAAGGAATGAGGAGCAGGATGAAAACGGCATCTCCCATTTCATTGAGCACATGCTTTTCAAGGGAACCAAGAAAAGATCTCCCAAGGAGATCGCCTTAGCTTTAGAATCGGTAGGGGGGAACCTTAACGCTTTTACCGGCAGGGAGAATACCTGTTTATATGCCAAAGTCTTAGAGGAACATCTGGAGATAGCCTTAGATGTTCTTTCTGACCTGCTTTTAAATCCGCTCTTTAACCCGAATGATTTCAAAAAGGAGAAAAAGGTTATAGCTGAGGAGATAAAGGAGTTAGAGGACAATCCGTCTGAGATCGCCTTCGATCTATTGATGCAGGCACTATGGGGAAATCATCCCCTGGGCAAACCCATCATCGGTGACATAAAGACTATCCAGAAAATGGAAAGAGGGCAGCTTTTGAGCTACATGCGGGAAAATTACACTAACCCCAGGATTGTCGTCGCGGCCTCAGGGAATCTCAGCCACAGACGTCTGGTCAGATTAGTTGAGGAAAAGTTTAAGTTGAATAACCATTTCCAGAAAAGAAGACACGAGTCACCTCCCTTAAAAGCCTTATCCGAGAAAATAGTGGTCAGAAGAAAATCTGCCCAGACGCATATCTGCATCGGGTTCCCGAGCTATCCATTCAGGCACCCTAAAAGATTCGCTTCTTTGCTCTTGTCTAATATCTTAGGAGGTGGGATGAGCTCCCGTCTTTTCCAGAATTTGAGGGAAAAATCAGGAATGGTCTACAATATTTATTCCTTTATCGATTTCTTTAAAGACAGGGGGATTTTCGGGGTTTATCTGGGAACTGACAAGAAACAGGTGATGCCAGCCGTTGAACAAGTTTTAAGAGAGCTTCGCCGGATCAAAAAGGAGGGGTTAGACAGGAAAGAGCTGGAAAATGCCAAATACCAGCTTAAAGGCAGCATGATATTAGGCTCGGAAAATACCTCTAACCGGATGAACAGACTTGCCCGGCTGGAGCTTTATTTAAAAGATTATATGAGCATGGAGAAGACTATCTCACTTATAGATCAGGCAAAAAAAGAGGAGGTAATTGAGGTAGCAAGTGAGCTCATACGCAAGGACAGATTGGCGGTTGCCATTTTAGGCCAGGTGGGTAGAAATATCCAGCAAAAGATAAACTGGGATTTAGTCTGA
- a CDS encoding polyribonucleotide nucleotidyltransferase — protein sequence MEKSYELDLDGKKLTIQIGRVARQADGAALVRLADTMILATAVGTEEAIEGQDFFPLTVDYREKAYAAGRIPGGFFKREGRPTEREILSARLIDRSLRPLFPEGYLNEVQVMAMVLSSDQENDADILGILGSSVALGISEIPFYEPIAAVRIGRIDGNFVVNPTFSQIEESDINLVVSGTEENIVMVEGGCQEISEEDLISALDYGQKWIKKLVGLQREIIQEFGKEKPKVEPVPVDPVLLEEVSKLAIEKIKQANRTLDKVARQKILDEMQESVLQELAEKFPESETKIASILIDLEQKDIREMILKEGVRIDGRKPNEIRPITCEIGVLPRAHGSALFTRGQTQSLAVTTLGSKMDEQRIEDLEGESTKSYMLHYNFPPFSVGEVKPVRGPGRREIGHGALAERAIQPVIPKEEVFPYTVRIVSDILESNGSSSMATVCGGTLSLMDAGVPIKAPVAGIAMGLIKEEEKTVVLTDILGAEDHYGDMDFKVTGTRKGITAFQMDIKISGLTLSIMQEALHQAREARVYILDIMEKTIAQPRPELSVYAPRIIIFKVKQDKIGEIIGPGGKMIRSIIKQTGAEINIEDDGSVFISSKDSKAGELAQELIMKLTEEPEVGKSYLGKVRRVTAFGAFVEVLPGQDGLVHISELDFKRVNRVEDVLNVGDEVTVKIIGIDNEGKIKLSRKACLTQNEGGKR from the coding sequence ATGGAAAAAAGTTACGAACTAGATTTAGACGGTAAAAAACTAACTATTCAGATAGGCAGAGTGGCGCGTCAGGCGGATGGAGCGGCCCTGGTCCGCTTAGCTGACACCATGATCTTAGCTACGGCAGTGGGAACAGAGGAAGCTATCGAAGGTCAGGATTTCTTTCCACTGACTGTGGATTACAGGGAGAAGGCTTATGCCGCAGGTAGAATACCCGGAGGCTTTTTCAAAAGGGAAGGAAGGCCAACTGAAAGGGAGATACTTTCAGCCAGGCTCATCGACCGTTCGTTGCGTCCCTTGTTTCCTGAAGGGTACCTGAACGAGGTTCAAGTAATGGCGATGGTTCTTTCCTCAGATCAGGAAAACGATGCGGACATCTTAGGGATTCTCGGCTCTTCAGTAGCCCTGGGCATCTCAGAAATCCCCTTCTATGAACCTATAGCTGCTGTCAGGATCGGAAGGATAGACGGTAATTTCGTGGTCAATCCGACTTTCAGCCAGATAGAGGAGAGCGATATTAATTTAGTGGTATCGGGAACAGAGGAAAATATAGTTATGGTAGAAGGGGGATGTCAGGAAATTTCAGAGGAGGATTTGATATCCGCCCTGGATTACGGTCAAAAATGGATCAAAAAGTTAGTAGGATTGCAAAGGGAGATAATTCAGGAATTTGGAAAAGAAAAGCCAAAGGTTGAGCCAGTGCCGGTTGATCCCGTACTTCTGGAGGAAGTAAGCAAATTAGCAATAGAGAAAATCAAGCAGGCAAATCGGACTTTGGACAAGGTTGCACGCCAGAAGATCCTGGATGAGATGCAAGAGTCAGTTCTGCAGGAGCTGGCGGAGAAATTTCCTGAAAGCGAAACCAAGATCGCCTCTATTCTAATCGACTTAGAGCAAAAAGATATCAGAGAAATGATCCTGAAGGAAGGCGTAAGGATCGACGGCAGAAAGCCGAATGAAATCCGGCCTATCACCTGTGAGATCGGGGTTTTGCCCAGAGCGCATGGCTCAGCCCTTTTCACCCGGGGTCAGACCCAGAGTCTGGCAGTAACGACCCTTGGATCAAAAATGGATGAACAGAGAATTGAGGATTTAGAAGGCGAATCAACCAAGAGCTATATGCTGCACTATAATTTTCCGCCTTTCAGCGTGGGAGAGGTCAAACCGGTAAGAGGTCCCGGAAGAAGGGAGATCGGGCATGGAGCTTTAGCCGAGAGGGCAATTCAACCGGTGATTCCTAAGGAAGAAGTATTTCCTTACACTGTCCGCATAGTCTCAGACATCCTGGAGTCGAATGGCTCTTCCTCTATGGCTACGGTTTGCGGCGGGACTCTGTCCTTGATGGATGCAGGGGTGCCCATCAAAGCCCCGGTTGCGGGGATTGCTATGGGATTGATAAAAGAGGAAGAGAAGACAGTCGTACTTACTGACATCTTGGGAGCAGAAGACCATTATGGAGATATGGATTTCAAAGTAACCGGAACCAGAAAAGGGATTACCGCTTTTCAGATGGACATAAAAATTTCCGGATTGACTCTTTCTATTATGCAAGAAGCTTTGCATCAAGCCAGGGAAGCCAGGGTATATATTCTGGATATTATGGAAAAGACGATCGCCCAGCCCAGACCTGAGCTTTCGGTCTACGCTCCGCGAATCATCATCTTCAAAGTGAAGCAGGATAAGATCGGGGAGATCATCGGTCCAGGCGGTAAGATGATCAGAAGCATAATCAAGCAGACCGGCGCGGAGATCAATATAGAGGATGACGGCAGTGTGTTCATATCATCTAAAGATTCCAAAGCCGGCGAGCTGGCACAGGAGCTGATAATGAAACTGACCGAGGAGCCCGAGGTCGGCAAGAGTTACCTGGGTAAGGTGAGACGGGTAACAGCTTTTGGAGCTTTTGTAGAGGTACTTCCGGGACAGGACGGACTGGTTCACATCTCCGAGCTGGATTTCAAGAGGGTTAACCGGGTGGAGGACGTGCTTAATGTCGGGGATGAGGTCACTGTCAAAATCATCGGCATAGACAATGAGGGGAAAATAAAACTTTCCAGGAAAGCCTGCCTTACTCAGAACGAGGGGGGGAAAAGGTAG
- the rpsO gene encoding 30S ribosomal protein S15, with protein sequence MPLNKAKKVKLIEEHRYHEMDTGSPEVQIALLTERINELTEHLKTHKKDFSTRRGLLKMVGKRRRLLDYLRESDIKSYREIVEELNLRG encoded by the coding sequence TTGCCCTTGAACAAAGCCAAGAAAGTCAAATTGATTGAAGAGCATCGGTATCACGAGATGGATACCGGCTCGCCAGAAGTTCAGATAGCCTTGCTGACTGAAAGGATAAACGAGCTGACCGAGCATCTGAAAACCCATAAAAAGGACTTCAGCACAAGAAGAGGTTTGTTGAAAATGGTGGGTAAAAGGAGAAGGCTTTTGGATTATCTGCGAGAGTCAGACATTAAAAGCTATAGAGAGATAGTAGAAGAATTAAACCTAAGAGGTTAA
- a CDS encoding bifunctional riboflavin kinase/FAD synthetase: MKIFYDLTELEPWGKPVVTLGTFDGVHFGHQAILKELYKEKKEKKRESLLVTYEPHPQMVVSPENSPLLLSTLEEKLKLLLNIPEGKELSGILVMKFDKELSRLTAGEFLEEIVVKKLKAGELIIGENHAFGKERSGGIELLKKASRTFDFELKVVPSILQDKTRISSSRIRKEMLTGDFDKACQMLGHSYLISGKPVKGKGIGTEIGYPTINLEVTGKKLLPKKGVYGAEAEMDNKKYYGMMYIGRKLTLAEESLSLEINLFDCHEDEVPDELIVYLHKWIRGEMKFESLKGLQTQLGEDEKKIRQLLINQIKKEETCP; encoded by the coding sequence ATGAAGATATTTTACGACTTGACTGAACTGGAGCCCTGGGGAAAGCCGGTAGTCACCCTGGGAACATTCGACGGTGTTCATTTTGGGCATCAGGCTATTCTAAAGGAGCTTTACAAGGAGAAAAAAGAGAAAAAAAGGGAATCTCTTCTGGTTACTTATGAGCCGCATCCTCAGATGGTAGTCTCGCCTGAAAATTCTCCTTTGCTGCTTTCTACTTTAGAGGAGAAATTAAAACTTCTTCTGAATATTCCCGAAGGAAAAGAGTTGTCCGGTATATTGGTTATGAAATTTGATAAGGAGCTTTCGCGGTTGACGGCTGGAGAATTTTTAGAGGAGATCGTAGTCAAGAAGCTTAAAGCGGGAGAGTTGATAATCGGAGAAAATCATGCTTTTGGAAAAGAGCGCTCTGGCGGAATCGAATTGCTAAAAAAAGCCAGCCGGACTTTTGATTTTGAACTGAAGGTTGTCCCTTCAATTTTGCAGGATAAAACCCGTATCAGCAGTAGCAGGATTAGAAAAGAGATGCTCACCGGAGATTTCGACAAGGCTTGTCAGATGTTAGGGCATAGTTATCTTATTTCAGGGAAACCGGTCAAGGGCAAAGGAATAGGAACGGAAATCGGCTACCCAACCATAAACTTAGAGGTGACAGGGAAGAAGCTTCTGCCCAAAAAAGGGGTGTATGGAGCAGAAGCGGAAATGGATAATAAGAAATATTACGGGATGATGTATATCGGGAGAAAACTTACTCTGGCGGAGGAAAGTCTTAGTCTGGAGATAAATTTATTTGATTGTCATGAGGATGAAGTACCGGATGAGTTGATAGTTTACTTGCATAAATGGATAAGGGGTGAAATGAAGTTTGAGAGCCTTAAAGGGCTACAAACCCAGTTGGGTGAAGATGAAAAAAAGATCAGACAACTATTAATTAATCAAATAAAAAAGGAGGAAACTTGCCCTTGA
- the truB gene encoding tRNA pseudouridine(55) synthase TruB, whose amino-acid sequence MSLDGILLFNKRSGITSHSALEELREVLKIKKMGHCGTLDNFASGLLLVCLGKALKIVNFLENLDKEYLAKIRLGVSTDTYDFQGKILSSLSNFDLDEGRVRKVVESFRGQIWQVPPPYSALKFQGKRLSDYARAGTPITKEPRKVRINSIEILKLFLPFVDLRISCSRGTYIRSLAQDIGSQLKCGAHLSSLTRTRIGPFKLQDALDLEKIQLFSLSKLQERLVSVEEALNSLPAIKVTDKLASGIKNGPDLKFKDIVSMEKEFLPGDTLCLKDNLDQILALGKALKSSAELAQADKKEKIIEYIRVLSK is encoded by the coding sequence ATGAGTTTGGACGGCATACTTTTATTCAACAAAAGATCGGGTATCACCTCCCATTCAGCCCTGGAGGAACTTAGAGAGGTTTTGAAGATAAAAAAGATGGGCCATTGCGGTACCCTGGATAATTTTGCTTCCGGTCTGCTTCTGGTCTGTCTGGGAAAGGCATTGAAAATCGTCAATTTTTTGGAAAATCTGGATAAGGAATATCTGGCTAAGATAAGATTAGGAGTATCCACTGATACTTATGATTTTCAGGGGAAGATCTTGTCCAGTTTGAGCAATTTTGATCTGGATGAGGGCCGGGTAAGAAAGGTAGTGGAATCGTTCAGAGGTCAGATCTGGCAAGTTCCACCACCCTATTCGGCTCTCAAATTTCAAGGTAAGAGATTGTCAGATTATGCCCGTGCAGGCACTCCGATAACCAAAGAACCGAGAAAGGTAAGGATAAACTCGATTGAAATCCTCAAGCTTTTTTTACCCTTTGTGGATTTGAGAATAAGCTGTTCCAGAGGAACCTATATCAGAAGCTTAGCCCAGGACATAGGCTCCCAATTAAAATGTGGTGCACATCTATCTTCCCTTACCCGTACGAGGATAGGTCCTTTTAAATTGCAGGATGCTCTGGACTTAGAAAAAATTCAACTGTTCAGTCTCTCCAAATTACAGGAACGTCTGGTGTCAGTGGAAGAGGCTTTAAATTCTTTGCCGGCCATAAAAGTCACTGACAAATTAGCCTCCGGTATTAAAAATGGACCAGATCTAAAATTCAAAGATATTGTTTCAATGGAGAAGGAGTTTCTACCCGGAGATACTCTTTGTCTAAAAGATAACCTGGACCAGATCTTAGCTCTCGGAAAAGCTCTGAAATCCTCGGCTGAGTTAGCCCAGGCTGACAAAAAAGAGAAAATTATCGAATATATAAGGGTCCTTTCGAAATGA
- a CDS encoding bifunctional oligoribonuclease/PAP phosphatase NrnA, translating to MKEKFDQISESVKTARRILITSHLDPDGDSIGSQLALRNWLRDSGKEVKIINQGKIPSKYLFLDEERAIEDFNSAKDINWSADLIFVLECPNLERIGEVKKLLKEGAKVINLDHHPDNSFFGDISYVDTQACALGEIIYELLIYSGYRLNKLTASQLYAAILTDTGRFRFSNTTPEALRIGAELITLGANPKEINNQIYYNNSNASLKLLGFLLLNLETFANGKISFLVIDQATLKELNVSKEDTEGFVDYSLFLKGAEVGVLFTQKNDSKTKVSLRSQNSFDVSALARTFGGGGHRNAAGCTVNQDLNSTKELILKKIEEQLSR from the coding sequence ATGAAGGAAAAGTTTGATCAGATAAGTGAATCGGTAAAGACAGCCAGGAGGATACTGATAACTTCCCATCTGGATCCGGATGGCGATTCTATAGGCTCTCAATTAGCATTGAGGAACTGGCTTAGGGATTCAGGCAAAGAGGTCAAGATAATCAACCAAGGGAAAATCCCTTCAAAATATCTTTTTCTGGATGAAGAGAGAGCGATTGAGGATTTCAATTCTGCTAAGGATATTAATTGGAGTGCGGATTTAATTTTTGTTTTGGAATGTCCAAACTTAGAGAGGATTGGAGAGGTCAAAAAGCTTCTGAAAGAAGGTGCTAAGGTAATCAATCTGGATCATCACCCGGACAACTCTTTTTTTGGAGATATAAGTTACGTAGATACCCAAGCCTGTGCTCTGGGTGAGATAATCTACGAGCTTTTGATCTATAGCGGTTACAGGCTAAATAAACTGACTGCCAGCCAGCTTTATGCTGCTATCCTTACCGATACCGGCAGGTTCAGATTTTCCAATACTACCCCAGAAGCTCTGCGGATCGGGGCAGAACTTATAACCCTGGGAGCAAATCCGAAGGAGATCAATAACCAGATTTATTATAACAACTCAAATGCATCCCTGAAGCTACTGGGCTTTCTCCTGCTTAATCTGGAGACCTTTGCAAATGGCAAAATCTCTTTCCTGGTCATCGATCAAGCAACCCTGAAGGAATTAAATGTCTCGAAAGAAGATACAGAAGGTTTTGTGGATTATTCCCTGTTTCTAAAAGGGGCTGAGGTCGGGGTATTATTTACTCAAAAAAATGATTCTAAAACCAAAGTGAGTCTGAGGTCGCAGAACTCTTTTGACGTCTCAGCCCTGGCCAGGACCTTTGGAGGCGGGGGGCATAGAAATGCAGCAGGGTGCACTGTAAATCAGGATTTGAATTCGACCAAAGAATTGATTTTAAAAAAGATAGAAGAGCAGCTTTCAAGATGA
- the rbfA gene encoding 30S ribosome-binding factor RbfA: MHPKRSSRVGDQIRREISEIVLLILKEPKLGFITITDVELTDDLRYAKVFYSVLGDEKERKESQKGLERAKGFIQREIGKRIRLKHIPQIVFRYDHTTEKAARIEQLLKQVHTEPKVEDEGKV; encoded by the coding sequence ATGCATCCGAAAAGGTCTTCCCGGGTAGGGGATCAAATCAGAAGGGAGATCTCTGAAATAGTTCTGCTGATTTTAAAAGAGCCCAAATTGGGTTTTATCACCATTACTGACGTAGAGCTGACTGATGACTTACGGTATGCGAAGGTTTTTTACTCGGTTCTGGGTGATGAGAAAGAAAGAAAGGAAAGCCAGAAAGGACTGGAGCGGGCTAAGGGATTCATCCAGAGGGAAATAGGCAAAAGGATAAGGCTGAAACATATACCCCAGATCGTATTCAGATATGATCATACCACGGAAAAGGCGGCCCGGATAGAACAACTCTTGAAACAGGTGCATACAGAACCTAAGGTCGAAGATGAAGGAAAAGTTTGA
- a CDS encoding DUF503 domain-containing protein: MVVGICTIELHLPESGSLKSKRQILKRIKDRIRNRFNVSLAEVENNDLWQRTTLGVAAVANQGKFVNQILSQVMEHLQTESGIVVLDYSMEIW, from the coding sequence ATGGTGGTTGGTATTTGTACTATTGAGCTTCATCTCCCGGAAAGCGGCTCCCTGAAAAGCAAAAGGCAGATCTTAAAACGGATAAAAGACCGGATCAGAAACCGGTTTAACGTGTCTTTGGCAGAAGTAGAGAATAATGACCTGTGGCAGAGGACTACTTTAGGGGTGGCAGCAGTAGCCAATCAAGGAAAATTTGTCAATCAGATTCTCTCTCAGGTGATGGAGCACCTGCAGACCGAAAGTGGAATAGTAGTACTGGATTATTCAATGGAGATATGGTAA